In Populus alba chromosome 1, ASM523922v2, whole genome shotgun sequence, a single window of DNA contains:
- the LOC118045695 gene encoding kinesin-like protein KIN-5D, producing the protein MDSSSQQRRGGGIVSQSPSPSQTPRSTDKAARDLRSGDSHSNSSTKQDKEKGVNVQVIVRCRPLSEDELRVHTPVVISCNEGRREVSAVQNIANKQIDRNFLFDKVFGPASKQKELYDSAVSPIVYEVLEGYNCTIFAYGQTGTGKTYTMEGGARKKNGEFPSDAGVIPRAVKQIFEILEAQNAEYNMKVTFLELYNEEISDLLAPEETSKLIDDKSKKPIALMEDGKGGVFVRGLEEEIVCTANEIYKILDKGSAKRRTAETLLNKQSSRSHSIFSITIHIKECTPEGEEMIKCGKLNLVDLAGSENISRSGAREGRAREAGEINKSLLTLGRVINALVEHSGHVPYRDSKLTRLLRDSLGGKTKTCIIATISPSIHSLEETLSTLDYAHRAKNIKNKPEINQKMMKSAMIKDLYSEIDRLKQEVYAAREKNGIYIPRDRYLQDEAEKKAMAEKIERMELVSESKDKQFLEIQELYNSQLHLTADLSEKLDKTEKKLEETENSLVDLEEKHRQANVTIKEKEFFISNLLKSEKGLVERAFELRSELENAASDVSSLFTKIERKDKIEDGNRVLIQKFQSQLTQQLEILHKTVAASMTQQEQQLKDMEEDMQSFVSTKAEATEELRGRVGKLKTMYGSGIKALDDMAKELEENSRSTFGSLNSEVSKHSHAVEGFFQRIATEADALFNDLQSNLQMQQEKLSAFAQQQHKAHARAVETAQSVSKIVVKFFKTLDVHASNLTQIVEEAQIINDHKLSELEKKFEECAVNEERQLVEKVAELLASSNVRKKKLVQMAVHELRESANSRTNKLQQEMSTMQDSTSSIKVEWSVHMEKTESNHFEDTSAVESGRKALEEVLHNCINKTKMGAQQWRNAQESLLSLEKSNVHSVDSIVSGGTKANQILCGQFSSAVSAAVEDVDIGNNDLLASIEHSLHLDRDACGNLNSMIFPCCGDLRELKGSHYHKIVEITENAGKCLLDEYVVDEPSCSTPRKRPYNLPTFASIEELRTPAFEELLKSFWDSKSSKQVNGDIKHIVAAYDAAQSLKDSRVPLTAIN; encoded by the exons ATGGATTCTTCATCACAGCAGAGAAGAGGAGGGGGTATAGTTTCGCAGTCGCCATCACCATCGCAAACTCCGCGGTCGACTGATAAGGCAGCAAGAGATCTGCGATCTGGGGATTCCCATTCCAACTCCAGCACTAAACAGGATAAAGAAAAGGGTGTCAATGTGCAGGTCATAGTGCGTTGCAG gccACTGAGTGAGGATGAGCTGAGGGTTCACACACCGGTGGTGATTTCTTGTAATGAGGGTAGAAGGGAAGTGTCAGCGGTTCAGAATATTGCTAACAAGCAGATTGATAGGAACTTTCTATTTGACAAG GTTTTTGGCCCAGCATCCAAGCAAAAGGAGTTGTATGATTCGGCAGTGTCTCCAATTGTGTATGAAGTTCTTGAAGGTTATAACTGCACCATCTTTGCATATGGTCAAACAGGAACAGGGAAGACATACACAATGGAAGGAGGAGCCAGAAAAAAG AATGGAGAATTTCCAAGTGATGCCGGTGTGATACCAAGAGCAGTCAAAcagatttttgaaattttagaagCTCAAAATGCAGAGTATAACATGAAAGTGACCTTCTTAGAGTTGTACAATGAGGAAATATCAGATCTTTTGGCCCCAGAAGAAACTTCAAAACTTATAGATGACAAATCTAAGAAACCCATAGCTCTAATGGAAGATGGAAAAGGGGGTGTTTTTGTGAGAGGCTTGGAAGAAGAGATAGTATGTACTGCTAATGAAATTTACAAAATCTTGGATAAGGGTTCTGCTAAAAGGCGCACAGCTGAGACTCTTCTTAACAAGCAAAGTAGTCGCTCTCACTCAATATTTTCCATCACCATTCACATTAAAGAATGTACTCCCGAGGGGGAAGAGATGATCAAATGTGGAAAGCTGAATCTTGTTGATCTTGCTGGTTCTGAGAATATTTCTCGTTCTGGTGCTCGAGAG GGGAGAGCAAGGGAAGCAGGGGAGATCAATAAAAGTTTGCTTACACTTGGTCGTGTGATCAATGCTCTTGTTGAGCATTCTGGTCATGTTCCATATAG GGATAGCAAACTAACCAGGCTATTGAGGGATTCACTGGGTGGGAAAACAAAGACATGCATAATTGCCACGATATCACCCTCTATTCATAGTCTGGAAGAAACACTCAGCACTCTTGATTATGCACACCGtgccaaaaatataaagaacaaaCCAGAG ATAAatcaaaagatgatgaaatctGCAATGATCAAGGATCTGTATTCTGAAATTGACCGACTGAAGCAAG AGGTATATGCTGCCAGAGAGAAAAATGGAATCTATATACCGCGAGATCGTTATCTCCAAGATGAGGCTGAAAAGAAG GCAATGGCTGAAAAAATAGAACGCATGGAGCTTGTATCGGAATCCAAGGACAAA CAATTTTTGGAGATCCAGGAACTCTACAATTCACAGCTACATTTGACAGCAGATTTAAGCGAGAAACTCGATAAAACTGAG AAAAAGCTCGAGGAAACTGAAAATTCATTAGTGGATCTTGAAGAAAAACACAGACAAGCAAATGTAACTATAAAGGAGAAGGAATTTTTCATATCTAATCTCCTAAAATCTG AGAAAGGACTAGTTGAGCGTGCATTTGAGCTTCGATCAGAGCTAGAAAATGCTGCATCTGACGTGTCCAGTTTATTTACCAAAATTG AGcggaaggataaaattgaagacGGGAACAGAGTACTTATACAGAAATTCCAGTCCCAGTTGACCCAACAACTTGAGATCTTACACAAGACTGTGGCAGCCTCAATGACTCAACAAGAGCAGCAGCTGAAAGACATGGAGGAAGATATGCAGTCCTTTGTATCAACAAAAGCCGAG GCTACTGAAGAACTTCGAGGAAGGGTTGGAAAGCTGAAAACCATGTATGGATCTGGTATTAAAGCGTTGGATGATATGGCCAAGGAGCTCGAGGAAAATTCTCGTTCTACTTTTGGTAGTCTGAATTCTGAAGTTTCCAAGCATTCGCATGCTGTTGAGGGT TTCTTCCAAAGAATTGCTACAGAAGCTGATGCATTATTCAATGATCTTCAAAGCAATCTTCAGATGCAGCAGGAAAAGCTAAGTGCATTTGCACAACAGCAGCATAAG GCACATGCGAGAGCAGTAGAAACTGCACAATCAGTTTCAAAAATCGTAGTTAAATTCTTCAAGACTCTAGACGTGCATGCTTCCAACCTGACCCAAATTGTGGAAGAAGcacaaataattaatgatcACAAATTGTCTGAACTGGAAAAGAAGTTTGAG GAGTGTGCTGTGAATGAAGAAAGACAATTGGTGGAGAAAGTGGCAGAGCTGCTTGCAAGTTCAAATGTGAGGAAGAAAAAACTG GTGCAAATGGCGGTGCATGAACTCCGGGAAAGTGCAAACAGCAGAACCAACAAACTGCAGCAAGAAATGTCAACCATGCAGGATTCCACGTCTTCTATCAAAGTTGAATGGTCAGTCCACATGGAAAAAACAGAATCCAACCATTTTGAGGACACGTCTGCAGTGGAAAGTGGAAGGAAAGCCCTGGAAGAGGTTCTTCATAACTG TATAAATAAGACAAAAATGGGCGCACAACAGTGGAGGAATGCTCAAGAATCCTTGCTCAGCCTAGAAAAAAGCAATGTTCATTCTGTGGATTCCATTGTTAG TGGAGGAACCAAAGCGAACCAAATCCTTTGTGGACAGTTTTCTTCTGCTGTATCTGCGGCTGTTGAAGATGTTGACATTGGGAACAATGATCTCCTCGCATCCATTGAAC ATTCATTACATCTTGACCGTGATGCTTGTGGAAATCTCAATTCCATGATTTTTCCTTGTTGTGGAGATCTGAGGGAACTGAAGGGCAGTCACTACCACAAGATTGTTGAAATTACAGAGAATGCTGGGAAATGTCTTCTGGATGAATATGTG GTGGACGAGCCATCTTGTTCAACACCAAGAAAGAGGCCATACAATCTGCCAACCTTTGCATCAATTGAAGAACTTAGAACTCCTGCTTTTGAAGAATTGTTGAAGTCATTCTGGGATTCGAAGTCCTCAAAACAAGTAAATGGAGACATCAAACATATTGTGGCAGCATATGACGCTGCCCAATCCTTGAAAGACTCCAGAGTTCCTCTCACCGCTATTAACTAA
- the LOC118045656 gene encoding uncharacterized protein: MAIEKNKFKASNRFDAELSPNSRDTSMSSDEDEDDLLHQQRIKSDDDEEEVEDAVDVGVEEDDDDEFDDADSGAGSDDFDLLELGETGAEFCQFGNLTCSVPFELYDLPGLEGILSVDVWNDVLTEDDKFSLTKYLPDVDQDTFMRTLKELLEGGNFHFGSPLNKLFQMLKGGLCEPRVALYRDGLNSFQQRQHYHILRKHQNSMVSHLCQIRDAWLDCKGYSIDEKLRVWNIMKSHNSLMYENVEGELESGSSDKGESGDGFWGKRVKDKKSASKFERNSAYQVGSNLEFSSPVGLEVGKYGKQNPRGILKSARSKDLSTRDVLGRIPSDHHGLGMTSRPRRSALMVSRQNKLAGYDSGDALRLRDQTRTDNDDAEYAMYGMGVQRDRNMTRGGDMVKSRVPKVGKKHEFLRSDGLAADSFMDLPFSSNNELLAYGRNKNANQLPEAKVFASNRSNTRTKSESSKKTKYAENFSQFTVPDQMKYLKGQTLQLPRKGNRVELSDHAEPIWHSKNQEEVFSMDSTFKINDWNMRSKKWRTERESPDLNFRAYRASSPQVNDRMMLSGVKAKSSREKIRGNVIQNGGPDKGALKGNRIYIKGEETETDSSEQFEEEEEEEEEEEEDSNPLMRSKSAYPIGISEGYRSSLLKSSLDAKKASSIKKDTLENELAFDGVTQFSKKAGGFTESGQMPGYSSKAKQKGKMQETRSSSARVLEDSSPIGLAKLKDDNDRNRVHRFGKIGQLRVESGERLRRTSSKAHPSDRKHKGEVSHEFIVDDEDELLETQLMSDENALGRFRKKGQSMETYVHGQSDRSEASLLACNSVTKKRKAKYEVMDMAGRDEDSNRQSSSAQQQIDDSISLKKKGKRKLEADDVTPDRETPEAHITKTGVVDVELEAKPQKKPYIPITPTVHSGFSFSIIHLLSAVRVAMITPLSEDSLEVGKATAELNRAHEGDTNGVLSNENVDVNKSHPAVQVKMPSLTVQEIVNRVRSNPMDPCILETQEPLQDLVRGVLKIFSSKTAPLGIKGWKALVFYDKSTKSWSWIGPISHALTDEDTIVEVTSPEYWGLPHKSCVKLVDSFANWLKSGQETLQQIGSLPAPPVSLMQCNLDEKERFRDLRAQKSLNTISPSSEEVRAYFRREEVLRYSIPDRAFSYTAADGKKSIVAPLRRCGGKPTSKARDHFMLKRDRPPHVTILCLVRDAAARLPGSIGTRADVCTLIRDSQYIVEDVSDAQVNQVVSGALDRLHYERDPCVQFDGERKLWVYLHRDREEEDFEDDGTSSTKKWKRQKKDPADQSDQGTVTVAFHGTEDQSGFDLGSDLNAEPLAADDDKRTDLVCSDVRHNAEDNTDTSHGPKQGSTYDGDAMVWDALSLNPLQENKVICQENSTNEDFDDETFERERPAGLLSTSLL, encoded by the coding sequence ATGGCGATTGAGAAGAACAAATTCAAGGCATCTAATAGGTTTGATGCGGAGCTTTCTCCCAATAGTAGGGATACTAGCATGTCCAGTGACGAGGATGAGGATGACCTGCTTCATCAGCAGCGGATTAAGTCTGATGATGACGAGGAGGAGGTTGAGGATGCTGTTGATGTAGGTGTTgaagaggatgatgatgatgaattcgACGATGCTGATTCAGGGGCGGGATCTGATGATTTTGACTTGTTAGAATTAGGGGAAACCGGGGCGGAGTTTTGCCAATTTGGGAATTTAACCTGCAGTGTTCCTTTTGAATTGTATGACCTTCCTGGCTTGGAGGGTATTTTGTCTGTTGATGTGTGGAATGATGTTTTGACTGAAGATGATAAATTTAGCCTTACTAAGTATTTACCTGATGTGGATCAAGACACCTTTATGCGAACCCTTAAAGAGCTTCTCGAGGGTGGGAATTTCCATTTTGGTAGTCCCCTCAACAAGTTGTTTCAGATGCTTAAGGGAGGGTTGTGTGAGCCAAGGGTTGCCCTTTATAGGGATGGTTTGAATTCCTTTCAGCAACGGCAGCATTACCATATTTTGAGGAAGCATCAGAACAGTATGGTTAGTCATTTGTGCCAGATAAGAGATGCTTGGCTTGATTGTAAAGGGTATAGCATCGATGAGAAACTTAGGGTTTGGAATATTATGAAGAGTCATAACAGTTTGATGTATGAGAACGTGGAGGGAGAATTGGAGAGTGGCTCATCAGATAAAGGAGAATCAGGTGATGGGTTTTGGGGCAAAAGGGTTAAAGATAAGAAGAGTGCATCCAAATTTGAACGTAATTCAGCATACCAGGTTGGTTCTAATTTGGAATTTTCTTCACCAGTCGGTTTGGAAGTGGGAAAGTATGGAAAGCAAAATCCCAGGGGTATACTTAAGTCGGCCAGGTCAAAAGATCTTTCAACTAGAGATGTGCTGGGTCGAATTCCTTCTGATCATCATGGTCTGGGGATGACTTCAAGGCCACGTCGATCAGCCTTGATGGTTTCTCGGCAGAATAAGCTAGCTGGGTATGACTCAGGAGATGCACTCAGGCTAAGGGATCAAACGAGAACTGATAATGATGATGCTGAATATGCAATGTATGGAATGGGTGTCCAAAGAGATAGAAATATGACACGTGGTGGTGATATGGTGAAATCCAGGGTTCCAAAAGTGGGAAAGAAGCATGAGTTCTTGAGAAGTGATGGATTAGCTGCTGACAGTTTCATGGATTTGCCATTCTCTTCAAACAATGAATTACTTGCCTATGGTAGGAACAAGAATGCAAATCAGCTGCCAGAAGCTAAAGTGTTCGCGTCAAATCGTAGCAATACTCGGACCAAGTCTGAATCTTCCAAAAAGACCAAGTATGCTGAAAATTTTTCGCAATTCACAGTTCCTGATCAGATGAAGTATTTGAAAGGCCAAACTCTGCAGCTACCACGTAAAGGTAATCGAGTTGAATTGTCAGATCATGCCGAACCAATTTGGCATAGCAAGAACCAAGAAGAAGTTTTCTCTATGGATTctacatttaaaattaatgactgGAATATGAGAAGCAAGAAATGGAGGACAGAGAGAGAGTCTCCGGATCTTAATTTTAGAGCTTATAGAGCATCCTCGCCCCAGGTGAATGATAGAATGATGCTGTCTGGGGTGAAAGCAAAATCATCACGGGAGAAGATCAGAGGGAATGTTATACAGAATGGAGGACCAGATAAGGGAGCATTGAAAGGTAACAGAATTTATATAAAAGGTGAAGAAACAGAAACGGACTCTTCTGAACAatttgaggaggaggaggaggaggaggaagaggaggaggaggatagcAATCCTTTGATGAGAAGCAAGTCAGCTTACCCCATTGGTATCTCAGAAGGTTATCGTTCATCCCTTTTGAAGTCTAGCTTAGATGCTAAAAAGGCCTCGTCTATTAAGAAAGATACGCTGGAGAATGAACTAGCTTTCGATGGTGTCACTCAGTTCTCCAAAAAGGCGGGTGGCTTTACCGAGTCTGGACAAATGCCTGGATACTCATCAAAAGCTAAACAGAAGGGTAAGATGCAAGAGACGCGTAGCTCTAGTGCTAGAGTTTTGGAAGACAGCTCTCCCATTGGCTTGGCTAAACTAAAAGATGATAATGACAGAAACCGGGTACACAGATTTGGCAAGATTGGTCAATTGCGTGTGGAATCTGGTGAAAGGTTACGCAGGACCTCGTCAAAAGCCCACCCTTCTGACAGAAAGCATAAAGGGGAAGTTAGCCATGAATTTATTGTTGATGACGAGGATGAGTTACTTGAAACACAGTTAATGTCAGATGAAAATGCACTGGGTAGATTCCGGAAGAAAGGACAGAGCATGGAAACATATGTTCATGGTCAAAGTGACCGATCTGAGGCTTCGTTGCTAGCATGCAACTCGGTGACGAAGAAACGGAAAGCAAAGTACGAAGTGATGGACATGGCTGGAAGAGATGAAGATAGTAATAGGCAGTCTAGTAGTGCTCAGCAGCAAATTGATGACTCCAtttcattgaagaaaaaagggaaaaggaaattGGAGGCTGATGATGTCACTCCAGACAGGGAAACTCCTGAGGCACACATTACAAAAACAGGAGTGGTGGATGTGGAGCTGGAAGCCAAACCTCAGAAAAAACCGTATATTCCGATTACACCAACAGTTCATTCTGGCTTCTCCTTTTCCATTATACATCTCCTCTCAGCAGTTCGTGTGGCAATGATCACTCCTCTTTCAGAAGATTCCTTAGAGGTTGGCAAGGCTACAGCAGAGCTGAACAGAGCGCATGAAGGTGACACCAATGGGGTTCTTTCTAATGAGAATGTAGATGTTAATAAATCACACCCTGCTGTGCAAGTGAAAATGCCCTCACTTACTGTACAAGAGATTGTTAACCGTGTGAGATCAAACCCTATGGATCCATGTATACTCGAGACACAGGAGCCACTCCAGGATTTGGTCAGAGGAGTTCTCAAGATATTTTCATCGAAAACAGCACCTTTAGGAATAAAGGGTTGGAAAGCACTTGTTTTTTATGACAAATCTACAAAAAGTTGGTCCTGGATTGGCCCAATTTCTCATGCTTTGACTGATGAGGACACTATTGTTGAAGTGACATCTCCAGAATATTGGGGCCTTCCTCACAAAAGTTGTGTCAAGTTGGTCGACTCATTTGCTAATTGGCTGAAAAGCGGGCAAGAGACTCTTCAACAAATTGGTAGTCTTCCTGCACCGCCTGTGTCATTGATGCAATGTAACCTGGATGAGAAAGAAAGGTTCAGGGACTTGAGAGCTCAGAAAAGTCTCAACACTATTAGCCCGAGTTCTGAAGAAGTGAGAGCTTATTTTCGCAGGGAAGAAGTGCTGAGGTATTCAATTCCTGACAGGGCCTTCTCATACACGGCTGCTGATGGTAAAAAATCTATCGTTGCTCCCTTGAGGAGGTGTGGTGGTAAGCCAACTTCAAAAGCTCGAGACCATTTCATGCTGAAGCGTGATCGACCACCTCATGTTACAATTCTTTGCCTTGTGAGAGATGCAGCTGCTAGATTGCCAGGTAGTATTGGCACTAGAGCAGATGTTTGTACTTTGATACGGGACTCTCAATATATTGTTGAAGACGTGTCTGATGCCCAAGTGAATCAAGTTGTCAGTGGAGCCTTGGATCGTTTGCATTATGAGCGTGATCCTTGTGTGCAATTTGATGGTGAAAGGAAATTGTGGGTTTACTTGCACAGAGatcgagaagaagaagattttgaaGATGATGGAACTTCATCTACTAAGAAATGGAAAAGACAGAAAAAAGATCCTGCTGATCAATCTGATCAAGGAACAGTTACTGTTGCTTTTCATGGGACAGAGGATCAATCCGGATTTGATTTGGGCTCTGACCTGAATGCTGAGCCACTAGCCGCTGATGATGATAAAAGAACAGATCTTGTATGTAGTGATGTGAGGCATAACGCAGAGGATAATACTGATACCTCTCATGGGCCCAAGCAAGGCAGCACATATGACGGTGATGCAATGGTTTGGGATGCCCTTAGCTTAAATCCTTTGCAAGAGAACAAAGTGATATGTCAAGAAAATTCCACAAATGaagattttgatgatgaaaCATTTGAGAGAGAAAGGCCGGCTGGACTATTGAGTACAAGCttattatga
- the LOC118045657 gene encoding BTB/POZ domain-containing protein At5g60050: protein MASERQVSRMIKQGFLSSDPTLSFNLPSSTTPPQMKMVSNNGRSNRSLNNLSPPYTTTPAYPDHQNQTLFQMMSEEQNQQSKISKIMKEFEDLNCYGRGDVRLTVIGKDGHTRISMDVHKRVLLEKSGFFRDTLRGREQGVVMQSVEISDCDDVEVYLETLVLMYSHDLKRRLMDEDVSRVLAFLKVSADIMFETGIESCLECLEAIPWSEDEEEKVVTQLSQLQLCDLASEVLQRVSSEPSTSTRADDIFLRLLSGVMQAKDDKARREMRTLISRFFRENSSDHSNRLDVSKDSLYSLCHRCLSSLILCLSEVTGIDDCRVDRGVLMAQVAREAENMRWIVDILIDRKLGDEFVKLWADQKELALLHSRIPTMYRHEISKITAQLCIAIGRGHLLVPKDCRFSLLSTWLEALYEDFAWMTRSCRSVDKKLVEDGLSQTILTLPLLQQQTILLTWFDRFLSKGDDCPDIQKAFEVWWRRAFIRQYAAEQDNSHLQITVCDHPD, encoded by the exons ATGGCTTCAGAAAGACAAGTGTCAAGAATGATAAAGCAAGGATTTTTATCCTCAGACCCAACTCTTTCTTTTAACTTGCCATCATCAACAACTCCACCTCAGATGAAGATGGTCTCAAATAATGGTAGGAGTAATAGGAGCCTTAACAATCTCTCTCCACCATATACTACTACTCCAGCATATCCAGATCACCAAAACCAAACTTTGTTCCAGATGATGTCAGAGGAACAGAACCAACaaagtaaaatctcaaaaataatgaaagaattTGAGGACTTGAATTGCTATGGAAGGGGCGATGTGAGGCTGACAGTAATTGGGAAAGATGGGCATACACGGATTTCAATGGATGTGCATAAAAGGGTTCTGTTGGAAAAGAGTGGCTTCTTTAGGGATACTTTGAGAGGGAGAGAACAAGGGGTTGTTATGCAATCTGTGGAGATCAGTGACTGTGATGATGTTGAGGTTTATTTGGAGACTTTAGTTTTGATGTATTCTCATGATCTGAAGAGGAGATTGATGGATGAGGACGTCTCCAGGGTCTTGGCTTTCCTCAAG GTATCTGCAGATATCATGTTTGAAACAGGGATTGAGTCATGCTTGGAATGCTTGGAAGCTATTCCATGGTCTGAGGATGAAGAGGAAAAGGTTGTAACTCAACTCAGTCAACTTCAGCTCTGTGACTTGGCATCTGAAGTTCTCCAGAGAGTGTCATCCGAACCATCTACATCTACTAGGGCTGATGACATCTTCTTGAGACTGTTGAGTGGTGTTATGCAGGCCAAAGACGACAAAGCCCGCCGAGAAATGAGAACTCTGATTTCTCGcttttttagagaaaattcaTCTGATCACAGCAATAGGCTTGATGTTTCTAAAGATTCCCTTTATTCTCTCTGCCACAGATGTCTTAGCTCTCTTATTCTATGCTTATCTGAAGTTACTGGCATAGATGACTGCCGGGTTGATAGAGGGGTTTTAATGGCCCAAGTAGCTCGAGAAGCTGAGAATATGCGCTGGATTGTTGACATTCTAATTGATAGAAAACTTGGCGATGAATTTGTGAAATTATGGGCAGATCAGAAGGAGCTTGCACTTCTCCATTCTAGAATTCCAACCATGTACCGACATGAAATCAGCAAGATCACTGCACAACTATGCATTGCAATTGGGAGAGGACATCTCTTGGTGCCAAAAGATTGCAGGTTCTCTTTGCTGTCTACCTGGTTGGAAGCTCTTTACGAAGACTTTGCGTGGATGACAAGGTCTTGTAGATCTGTGGATAAGAAACTGGTGGAGGATGGACTTAGCCAGACAATTCTTACCCTTCCATTGCTTCAACAACAGACCATTTTGCTTACTTGGTTTGACCGTTTTCTTAGCAAGGGGGATGACTGCCCCGATATCCAGAAAGCATTTGAGGTCTGGTGGAGACGAGCTTTCATCAGACAATATGCGGCTGAACAGGATAATTCCCACCTGCAAATAACTGTCTGTGATCATCCAGACTGA